In a genomic window of Corynebacterium coyleae:
- a CDS encoding sensor histidine kinase, whose protein sequence is MRYKPGDLVLAVAVAILAAVYTASAFTQPIDAAGWGQAVLSWGFVAVCVVLTSKPKFSSVALIALNVAWSTMWLAAPVNLGFSPWVLAVPVATFIAGRFTGKRFALVVLAAACGWALLSPFMWTWDDNFVLFYRHGVDLGITLALHWGASAVGYLLGANVAAEDEVRRREAHAKEQRLAAAREEERRAIARDIHDLLGHSLTLIKAQANAGLAVGQEREALQQINEAAGQSLSEIRLLVRGLRESDHAFSPAAGIPDLPSLVQRYRDAGVEVSLEAPAVDVSPVTSLATYRIVAEALANAARHQVDPTVTVRVAPGETVVVEVVSTGQIRPQPGTGVGLEGLRERAASAGGTLKTWQSGETFTVRAELAA, encoded by the coding sequence GGCCGTGCTGTCGTGGGGCTTTGTCGCGGTGTGCGTGGTGCTCACGAGCAAGCCGAAGTTCTCCTCGGTTGCGCTTATCGCGCTGAATGTTGCCTGGTCGACGATGTGGCTGGCCGCGCCGGTCAACCTTGGATTTTCGCCGTGGGTGTTGGCGGTCCCGGTGGCCACCTTTATCGCCGGGCGGTTTACAGGGAAACGCTTCGCGCTAGTTGTCCTCGCCGCCGCGTGCGGGTGGGCGCTGCTGTCACCGTTCATGTGGACGTGGGACGACAACTTTGTGTTGTTCTACCGGCACGGGGTCGATCTCGGGATCACGCTTGCGCTGCATTGGGGTGCGAGTGCGGTGGGGTATCTCCTGGGGGCGAATGTGGCGGCTGAGGATGAGGTGCGTCGTCGAGAAGCACACGCGAAAGAGCAGCGCCTCGCAGCGGCGCGCGAGGAGGAACGCCGCGCCATTGCCCGCGATATTCACGATCTGCTCGGCCACTCCCTGACCCTGATCAAAGCGCAGGCCAATGCTGGTTTGGCGGTGGGGCAGGAGCGGGAGGCGCTGCAGCAGATCAACGAGGCCGCAGGGCAGTCGTTGTCGGAGATTCGCCTGCTTGTGCGCGGTTTGCGCGAGAGCGACCATGCGTTTTCCCCGGCGGCGGGGATCCCTGACCTGCCGTCGTTGGTACAGCGCTACCGCGACGCCGGCGTGGAAGTATCGCTGGAAGCACCAGCAGTGGATGTCTCCCCGGTGACCTCGCTTGCTACCTATCGCATCGTGGCTGAGGCACTGGCAAACGCGGCGCGCCACCAAGTCGATCCCACTGTGACGGTTCGGGTCGCACCGGGCGAGACCGTGGTGGTAGAAGTCGTTTCTACCGGCCAGATTCGACCCCAACCAGGCACCGGCGTCGGGCTGGAGGGGCTGCGTGAACGCGCGGCGAGCGCCGGTGGCACGCTGAAGACATGGCAATCAGGGGAGACGTTTACCGTGCGGGCGGAGTTGGCAGCATGA
- a CDS encoding transposase translates to MPRKYSDQFRQQCIDEVLMFGKTRGAVAQEYGVSSSSLGRWVAKAEGTLGTGSGSHMRAADAASQDPAEMAKRIKELERENEFLKKAAAFFATEHTTRTSSR, encoded by the coding sequence ATGCCACGTAAGTATTCGGATCAGTTTCGTCAGCAGTGCATTGATGAGGTGTTGATGTTCGGCAAGACTCGTGGTGCCGTGGCCCAGGAGTACGGGGTGTCGTCCTCGTCGTTGGGACGCTGGGTGGCCAAAGCCGAAGGCACCTTGGGCACTGGTTCCGGCAGCCACATGCGCGCTGCTGATGCCGCGTCGCAGGACCCGGCAGAGATGGCAAAGCGGATCAAAGAGCTCGAGCGTGAAAACGAGTTTTTAAAAAAAGCGGCCGCCTTCTTCGCCACGGAGCACACCACGAGGACCTCTTCGCGGTAA
- a CDS encoding DUF3592 domain-containing protein — MRWRRRAHQAVMALYGCAVLGCVAMVAGPALHDAQIHANPGRGVATVTDQTRLRTYVEYETEDGRLVSPRDGVLYPSGLGPGQQVWVTYAKNNTDLVKVEGRGWALSLIPALSVLAVATIIAALAWLAVGKIHVRFSRNSTEVSRQLGE; from the coding sequence ATGCGCTGGCGCAGACGCGCACACCAAGCCGTCATGGCGCTCTACGGATGCGCCGTGCTCGGCTGCGTTGCCATGGTCGCAGGGCCCGCGCTTCACGACGCCCAAATCCACGCCAACCCCGGCCGCGGCGTCGCCACCGTCACCGACCAAACCCGGCTGCGCACCTACGTGGAGTACGAAACCGAAGACGGCCGGCTCGTCTCGCCGAGAGACGGGGTGCTCTACCCCTCAGGGCTCGGCCCCGGCCAGCAGGTGTGGGTGACCTACGCCAAGAACAACACCGACCTGGTCAAGGTGGAAGGCCGCGGGTGGGCGCTCTCGCTCATCCCCGCCCTGTCGGTGCTGGCCGTGGCGACGATTATCGCCGCCCTGGCCTGGCTCGCCGTAGGAAAAATTCACGTCCGGTTCAGCCGGAATTCGACCGAAGTTTCACGTCAACTGGGAGAGTAA
- a CDS encoding 1,4-dihydroxy-2-naphthoyl-CoA synthase → MQYSTAQPFDPSQWREVEGFNFTDITYHRHVGDTRADGTVRIAFDRPEVRNAFRPHTVDELYQALDHARRDPSVGVVLLTGNGPSQKDGGWAFCSGGDQRIRGRSGYQYAGGETAETVDEARVKAEGGRLHILEVQRLIRTMPKVVIAVVNGWAAGGGHSLHVVCDMTIASREEARFKQTDADVGSFDAGYGSAYLAKMVGQKFAREIFFLGRTYSAEEMQRMGAVNIVASHASLEEEAIQVAREINGKSPTAQRMLKFAFNLVDDGLMGQQVFAGEATRLAYMTDEAVEGRDSFLEKRPPRWDDFPFYY, encoded by the coding sequence ATGCAGTACTCCACCGCCCAGCCCTTCGACCCCAGCCAGTGGCGCGAGGTCGAAGGCTTCAACTTCACCGACATCACTTACCACCGCCACGTCGGCGACACGCGTGCCGACGGCACCGTGCGCATCGCATTCGACCGCCCCGAGGTGCGCAACGCGTTTCGCCCCCACACCGTCGACGAGCTCTACCAAGCCCTGGATCACGCCCGGCGCGATCCGTCGGTAGGCGTGGTGCTGCTGACCGGCAACGGGCCTTCGCAGAAGGATGGCGGCTGGGCGTTCTGCTCCGGCGGCGACCAACGCATCCGCGGCCGCTCCGGCTACCAGTACGCCGGCGGCGAAACCGCCGAAACCGTCGATGAGGCGCGCGTGAAGGCCGAGGGCGGACGCCTGCACATCCTCGAGGTCCAGCGCCTGATCCGCACCATGCCCAAGGTGGTCATCGCGGTGGTCAACGGCTGGGCCGCCGGCGGCGGACACTCACTCCACGTCGTGTGCGACATGACCATCGCGTCGCGCGAGGAAGCCCGGTTCAAGCAGACCGACGCGGACGTGGGCTCCTTCGACGCCGGCTACGGCTCCGCCTACCTAGCCAAGATGGTCGGCCAGAAGTTCGCCCGCGAAATCTTCTTCCTCGGCCGCACCTACTCAGCCGAGGAGATGCAGCGCATGGGCGCGGTAAACATCGTTGCCTCGCATGCTTCATTGGAAGAAGAGGCGATCCAGGTCGCCCGCGAAATCAACGGCAAGTCCCCCACCGCGCAGCGCATGCTCAAATTCGCCTTCAACCTTGTCGACGACGGCCTCATGGGCCAACAAGTCTTCGCCGGCGAAGCCACCCGCCTGGCCTACATGACCGACGAAGCCGTCGAGGGCCGCGACTCGTTTTTGGAGAAGCGCCCGCCACGCTGGGACGACTTCCCCTTCTACTACTAG
- a CDS encoding ATP-binding cassette domain-containing protein: MTDTQLACRGVVVSFGDHHVLRDVSLTTTPGRVHALLGPNGAGKSTLMSVLLGLIEPDAGEVTLMGQPFDRSALRHVGASINDPAFYSHLSARNNLRVHTTLLGLPDSEADRVLELVGLQTAGKKKAGSFSTGMKGRLALAQALLGEPEVLILDEPQNGLDPEGIAHLRDYLREYARAGRTVLVSSHQLGEVLHMADDATVIAGGGVRFAGELAELGPNLEESFFRLTCGGER; this comes from the coding sequence ATGACTGATACCCAACTTGCTTGCCGCGGCGTGGTCGTGTCCTTCGGGGACCACCACGTACTTCGCGACGTGTCATTGACCACCACCCCGGGCCGAGTCCACGCACTGCTCGGCCCCAACGGCGCGGGTAAATCGACCCTGATGTCGGTGCTGCTCGGCCTGATCGAACCCGATGCCGGCGAGGTGACACTGATGGGGCAGCCGTTTGATCGTTCGGCGCTGCGCCACGTTGGTGCCTCCATCAACGACCCCGCCTTTTACAGCCACCTCAGCGCCCGCAACAACCTCCGCGTCCACACCACGCTGCTGGGCCTTCCCGACAGCGAAGCCGACCGGGTTCTCGAACTGGTTGGCCTCCAAACCGCGGGCAAGAAGAAAGCCGGCAGTTTCTCCACCGGCATGAAAGGCCGCCTCGCCCTCGCTCAGGCGCTGCTCGGCGAGCCAGAGGTGCTTATTCTCGACGAACCACAAAACGGCCTCGACCCTGAAGGCATTGCCCACCTGCGCGACTACCTCCGCGAATACGCGCGAGCTGGACGCACCGTCCTGGTCAGTTCCCACCAACTCGGCGAAGTACTCCACATGGCCGACGACGCCACCGTGATCGCAGGCGGCGGCGTCCGCTTCGCAGGCGAGCTCGCGGAACTCGGCCCCAACCTAGAAGAGTCGTTCTTTCGGCTCACCTGCGGTGGTGAACGATGA
- the menD gene encoding 2-succinyl-5-enolpyruvyl-6-hydroxy-3-cyclohexene-1-carboxylic-acid synthase has translation MATAMELATAVAGVVAKHCTDVVMSPGSRNSPLAYALLARRDITVHMRIDERSAAFTALGLARVQRRHVGVVMTSGTAVANAYPAMIEAHMSHTPLAVISADRPERLVGTGASQTIWQQGIFGRYAETQQVADEAAAEAISFDAGQVHINVALDTPLVPDALLEPVGEPRRVGPGVLARGALAGSRTGFVDHGVVDIDLTRDTLVIAGDEAWEVPGLEHVPTIAEPTAPTPFHQVHPLAARFFAQSEVAISHDGGDFAASTKPEQVVVVGHPTLHRDVMALLADPDITVIGLSRTDTFTGQPDLHGSRVNATGQPTDTWIKICEAAGEVGADTVRQALAEEQFGFTGLHVAAAVCDTLAVGDTMVLGASNPVRDASFVGMPFDGVDTYAARGAAGIDGTVSQAVGVALATQALRADEIRAPRTVALVGDLTFLHDINGLLIGPDEPRPGNLTIVVANDDGGGIFETLEPAAEPVRDVFERAFGTPHGVVVEKQALAYGANYRRAESLAELHQVLLELEAEPDGITVVEAVTTRETRRALAQRLAK, from the coding sequence ATGGCAACGGCTATGGAATTGGCTACGGCGGTGGCGGGGGTCGTCGCAAAGCATTGCACTGATGTGGTGATGAGCCCGGGTTCGCGCAACTCGCCGCTGGCGTACGCGCTGCTCGCGCGACGCGACATCACGGTGCACATGCGTATCGACGAACGCTCCGCCGCCTTCACCGCCCTCGGCCTCGCACGCGTGCAGCGCCGACACGTTGGCGTGGTGATGACCTCGGGCACGGCGGTGGCGAACGCGTACCCGGCGATGATCGAGGCGCATATGTCGCACACGCCGCTTGCCGTGATCAGCGCCGACCGCCCGGAGCGCCTCGTGGGCACCGGTGCCAGCCAGACCATTTGGCAGCAGGGCATCTTCGGCCGCTACGCCGAGACCCAACAGGTGGCGGACGAGGCGGCGGCGGAAGCGATCTCGTTCGACGCCGGCCAAGTACACATCAACGTTGCGCTGGACACCCCGCTCGTGCCGGACGCGCTGCTGGAGCCGGTTGGCGAGCCGCGCCGGGTCGGCCCGGGCGTCCTCGCACGCGGTGCGCTCGCAGGCTCGCGCACCGGGTTCGTCGACCATGGAGTCGTGGACATCGACCTGACCCGCGACACGCTGGTCATCGCCGGTGACGAGGCCTGGGAAGTACCCGGCCTGGAACACGTGCCCACCATCGCTGAGCCGACCGCGCCGACCCCGTTCCACCAGGTCCACCCGTTGGCTGCGCGGTTCTTCGCGCAGTCGGAGGTGGCCATCTCCCACGACGGGGGTGACTTCGCCGCGTCCACCAAGCCGGAACAGGTCGTTGTGGTGGGGCACCCGACGCTGCACCGCGACGTCATGGCGCTGCTGGCGGATCCGGACATCACAGTCATTGGCCTGTCGCGCACGGACACGTTTACTGGCCAGCCGGACCTGCACGGCTCGCGCGTCAACGCTACGGGCCAGCCGACGGACACCTGGATCAAGATCTGTGAGGCCGCTGGCGAGGTCGGCGCCGACACCGTGCGCCAAGCCCTCGCCGAGGAGCAGTTCGGCTTCACCGGCCTGCACGTCGCCGCTGCCGTGTGCGACACCCTCGCGGTGGGCGACACGATGGTGCTCGGCGCGTCGAACCCGGTGCGCGATGCCTCCTTTGTCGGCATGCCGTTCGACGGCGTGGACACCTACGCCGCCCGCGGTGCCGCGGGTATCGATGGCACCGTCTCCCAAGCCGTCGGCGTCGCCCTTGCCACCCAGGCGCTTCGTGCGGACGAGATCCGCGCACCCCGTACCGTCGCGCTCGTGGGGGACTTGACGTTCCTGCACGACATCAACGGCCTGCTCATCGGTCCCGACGAGCCGCGCCCCGGCAACCTGACCATCGTGGTGGCCAACGACGACGGCGGAGGCATCTTTGAAACCCTCGAGCCAGCAGCGGAGCCGGTGCGAGACGTCTTTGAGCGGGCGTTTGGGACGCCGCATGGGGTGGTCGTCGAGAAGCAAGCGCTCGCGTACGGGGCGAACTACCGCCGCGCCGAATCGCTTGCGGAACTGCACCAAGTGCTGCTTGAACTCGAGGCCGAGCCCGACGGCATCACCGTTGTGGAGGCCGTGACCACCCGCGAAACCCGCCGCGCACTCGCGCAGCGACTAGCCAAGTAA
- a CDS encoding response regulator: MIRLLLADDQPLLLSALRTILDAQDDITVVATAADGAEAVEKTRAHRIDVAVLDIRMPVLDGITAARAIMEMGPRVIMLTTFDDDTLIHAAIDAGVHGFLLKDAEPDVLANAVRAVARGESVLASGVTGRVMEWVRDGAGTSESAAALEGLTQRERDVLAEIGRGATNAEIAATLFIAETTVKTHVSNLLSKLGARDRVALALIAQRAGISS, translated from the coding sequence ATGATCCGCCTGCTTCTTGCCGACGACCAACCGCTCCTCCTCAGCGCCCTCCGCACCATCTTGGACGCCCAGGACGACATCACCGTCGTCGCCACCGCCGCCGACGGCGCCGAAGCCGTGGAGAAAACCCGCGCCCACCGCATCGACGTGGCGGTGCTGGACATCCGCATGCCGGTGCTCGACGGCATCACCGCCGCTCGCGCGATCATGGAGATGGGCCCACGCGTGATCATGCTGACCACCTTCGACGACGACACCTTGATCCATGCAGCTATCGACGCCGGCGTGCACGGCTTTCTCCTCAAAGACGCCGAACCCGACGTCCTGGCCAACGCCGTACGCGCCGTCGCCCGCGGCGAATCGGTCCTAGCCTCCGGGGTCACCGGCCGCGTGATGGAGTGGGTCCGCGACGGGGCGGGCACTTCAGAATCCGCCGCTGCGCTGGAGGGGCTGACGCAACGCGAACGCGACGTGCTCGCGGAGATTGGCCGCGGCGCGACGAACGCCGAAATCGCCGCCACGCTGTTTATTGCAGAGACCACGGTGAAAACGCACGTCTCCAACCTGCTTTCCAAACTTGGCGCGCGCGACAGGGTGGCGCTCGCCTTGATCGCCCAGCGCGCCGGGATCTCCTCCTAG
- a CDS encoding PepSY-associated TM helix domain-containing protein, with the protein MSSTVQRRSGLPALTRRIHFYAGLFIAPFIFVAALSGALYAVAPSLENVVYKDVLTVPASDTNAPLASQIRAAQDTHPDMDVAQVWPSSTPDEATRVLLIDESLTETNQLRSIFVNPHTGDVIGDEPTYSGLGELPLRYWISSLHKSLHLGEVGELYAEVAASWLWVVALGGLYLWWRMARKRALVGLENATGRRRKVLNLHGVAGTWLLVAMLGLSATGITWSVFAGENVDRTITWLGGKAEPIETSLVADAEAAPADEHADHHPASAHGAEGLTKDEVADQAATVLETARAEGLTGSVRLFVPKNTDEAWQASERWVPWRTTSDAVSVNGQNGDLVDKLPFSELPLFSKLTSWGIYLHMGIMFGLPLQILLAICALAICAMVVMGYILWWRRRPTKNAIAGVPGQADLTGRDWAILAVVAIPVGLFLPLLGLTFAAMLVADRLLARRRTAFTTPEKEPVPLAADERVGVSGDEAELGLVEVG; encoded by the coding sequence GTGTCCAGTACTGTCCAACGGCGCAGCGGCCTGCCCGCGCTGACCAGAAGAATCCATTTTTACGCGGGCCTGTTCATTGCCCCGTTCATCTTTGTCGCCGCGCTAAGTGGCGCTCTCTACGCGGTCGCTCCGTCGCTCGAAAACGTCGTCTACAAAGACGTGCTGACCGTTCCCGCCTCCGATACCAACGCCCCGCTGGCCAGCCAAATCAGGGCCGCGCAGGACACACACCCGGACATGGATGTGGCGCAGGTGTGGCCGTCGTCGACACCCGATGAAGCAACGCGCGTTTTGCTTATCGACGAATCCCTCACCGAAACAAACCAACTCCGCAGCATCTTCGTCAACCCCCACACCGGTGACGTCATTGGCGACGAGCCAACCTACTCCGGCCTCGGCGAACTCCCGCTGCGCTACTGGATCTCGTCGCTACACAAGAGCCTCCACCTCGGCGAGGTCGGCGAGCTTTACGCAGAGGTGGCAGCCAGCTGGCTGTGGGTCGTCGCCCTGGGCGGCCTGTACCTGTGGTGGCGGATGGCCCGGAAGCGAGCCCTGGTTGGGTTGGAGAATGCGACGGGGCGTCGTCGTAAAGTGCTGAACTTGCACGGCGTAGCCGGAACCTGGTTGCTCGTGGCCATGCTGGGACTGTCCGCCACAGGCATCACCTGGTCCGTATTCGCCGGCGAAAACGTCGACCGCACAATCACCTGGTTGGGCGGCAAAGCAGAACCGATCGAAACCTCCCTGGTCGCCGACGCGGAAGCCGCCCCAGCCGACGAGCACGCCGACCACCACCCCGCCAGCGCACACGGAGCCGAAGGCCTGACCAAGGACGAGGTGGCCGACCAAGCCGCCACCGTCCTCGAAACCGCCCGCGCCGAAGGCCTCACCGGATCAGTGCGCCTCTTCGTCCCCAAGAACACCGACGAGGCGTGGCAGGCCAGCGAGCGCTGGGTGCCGTGGCGCACCACCTCCGACGCCGTGAGCGTGAACGGCCAAAACGGTGACCTTGTAGACAAGCTCCCATTCTCTGAACTGCCACTGTTCTCAAAACTGACCAGCTGGGGCATCTACCTGCACATGGGCATCATGTTCGGCCTGCCTCTGCAGATCCTGCTCGCTATCTGCGCGCTCGCGATCTGCGCCATGGTCGTGATGGGCTACATCCTCTGGTGGCGACGCCGCCCAACAAAGAACGCCATCGCCGGCGTCCCAGGTCAGGCTGATCTCACCGGCCGCGACTGGGCCATCCTCGCCGTCGTAGCGATCCCGGTCGGCCTGTTTCTGCCGCTACTCGGCCTTACCTTCGCCGCGATGCTTGTTGCCGATCGGTTGCTGGCCCGCCGCCGCACGGCATTTACGACGCCCGAAAAAGAACCTGTTCCCCTGGCTGCTGACGAGCGGGTCGGAGTCTCCGGAGACGAGGCTGAGCTTGGCTTAGTTGAGGTTGGCTGA
- a CDS encoding SLC13 family permease, with the protein MSTPVMHESASLSEGDLAKAPEPGEWRRQLIGLITGVVLAVLVYFLFPANAAETVLQSSGAKEGVEYSADTMRIVAATTVLMGAWWMTEAIPLAATALVPIAVFPIAGVAPFKEVSSPYASATIFLFMGGFLMALGLQRWNLHRRLALMVVKIVGTSPKRIILGFMLATGFMSMWVSNTATAVVMLPIGTSVLMLTADTVGGMKNQKKFATALMLAIAYSASIGSLATLIGTPPNALLKGYMEEAHGIVIGFGQWMLVGLPVAVVFTFIAWWLLITVFKPEVDTIPGGKELIDDELKKLGAWTFPQVAVGVIFLVAALAWIFIPLGRNHFGWDFPYDDAIVGIIAGMLMFIIPGTSDGKRLLDWKTANEMPWDVLMLFGGGLSLSAMFTATGLSLWIGEKAKGLASLPMFLLIFAIAALVLLLTELTSNTATAATFLPIMGGVAVGIGLTEATEMNVLLLAIPVALSATCAFMLPVATPPNAIAYSSGYVTMGEMIKGGVWLNAIALVLISLATYFIAVPVFGLVL; encoded by the coding sequence ATGTCGACTCCCGTGATGCACGAATCTGCCTCGCTTTCAGAAGGCGACCTGGCAAAAGCGCCCGAACCTGGCGAGTGGCGCCGCCAACTTATCGGCCTGATCACCGGTGTGGTGCTGGCTGTTTTGGTGTATTTCTTGTTCCCTGCCAACGCTGCTGAGACGGTGTTGCAGTCCTCCGGTGCGAAGGAGGGGGTGGAGTACTCCGCGGATACCATGCGCATCGTTGCTGCCACCACTGTGTTGATGGGTGCGTGGTGGATGACGGAGGCCATCCCGCTGGCCGCCACCGCCTTGGTGCCTATTGCGGTGTTCCCGATCGCAGGTGTGGCCCCGTTTAAGGAAGTGTCCTCGCCGTACGCTTCGGCGACGATCTTCCTGTTTATGGGTGGCTTCCTGATGGCGCTGGGTCTGCAGCGTTGGAACCTGCACCGTCGCCTGGCCCTGATGGTGGTCAAGATTGTCGGTACTTCGCCGAAGCGCATCATTTTGGGCTTCATGCTGGCCACCGGCTTTATGTCCATGTGGGTGTCTAACACTGCTACCGCTGTGGTCATGCTGCCGATTGGTACGTCGGTGCTCATGCTGACCGCGGACACGGTTGGTGGCATGAAGAACCAGAAGAAGTTCGCTACCGCGCTCATGCTTGCTATCGCGTACTCGGCTTCCATTGGCTCCCTGGCAACGCTGATCGGTACTCCGCCGAACGCGCTGCTGAAGGGCTACATGGAGGAGGCCCACGGCATCGTTATCGGTTTCGGTCAGTGGATGCTGGTCGGCCTGCCGGTCGCGGTTGTGTTCACCTTCATTGCCTGGTGGCTGCTGATCACGGTGTTCAAGCCGGAGGTAGACACCATCCCGGGCGGCAAGGAGCTGATCGACGATGAGCTGAAGAAGCTCGGTGCCTGGACCTTCCCGCAGGTTGCTGTGGGTGTGATCTTCCTCGTCGCCGCGCTTGCCTGGATTTTCATCCCGCTGGGCCGCAATCACTTTGGTTGGGATTTCCCGTACGACGACGCGATCGTCGGCATCATCGCCGGCATGCTCATGTTCATCATCCCGGGCACCTCTGACGGCAAGCGTCTGTTGGATTGGAAGACGGCGAATGAGATGCCGTGGGACGTGCTGATGCTCTTCGGTGGCGGCCTGTCCCTGTCGGCGATGTTTACCGCAACCGGTCTGTCGCTGTGGATCGGTGAGAAGGCGAAGGGCCTGGCGAGCCTGCCGATGTTCCTGCTCATCTTCGCCATCGCCGCGCTGGTGCTGCTGCTGACGGAGCTGACCTCCAACACCGCAACGGCTGCGACCTTCCTGCCGATCATGGGTGGTGTGGCCGTTGGTATCGGCCTGACCGAGGCGACCGAGATGAACGTTCTGCTGCTGGCTATCCCTGTTGCGCTGTCTGCAACGTGTGCGTTCATGCTGCCGGTGGCAACTCCGCCGAACGCGATCGCTTACTCGTCCGGTTACGTCACCATGGGCGAGATGATCAAGGGTGGTGTGTGGCTCAACGCGATTGCGTTGGTGCTCATCTCCCTGGCTACGTACTTCATCGCAGTACCTGTGTTTGGGCTGGTGCTCTAG
- a CDS encoding o-succinylbenzoate synthase, with protein MTPSVDEILERAHVVALPMAVKFRGITTREALLIDGPAGWGEFSPFIEYAPEESAAWLRAGLEAAFTGLPEAHGTVEVNGTIPAVEDVEPVLARYPGVNTFKIKVAEPSQSLDDDIRRVTAVRRLRPDARLRVDANRGWTVDQAVEAAEKLGELEYIEQPCATVEELAEVRRRVSTPIAADESIRRAADPYRVAELNAADVAVCKVAPLGGVANLVTIARDLHLDVTVASALDTAVGMDAGLIAAKLTGSRAAGLATQRLFVEDVAEPRVMENGELAITRTTPDPERLHGLRAPGERRDWWFARVRACMAVLEQDPSFRV; from the coding sequence ATGACCCCATCCGTTGACGAGATCCTCGAGCGCGCCCACGTTGTCGCGCTGCCCATGGCTGTGAAGTTCCGCGGCATCACCACGCGTGAGGCCTTGCTTATCGACGGCCCCGCCGGCTGGGGCGAATTCTCCCCATTCATCGAATATGCACCCGAGGAGTCCGCCGCCTGGCTGCGCGCCGGGCTCGAGGCGGCGTTCACCGGCCTGCCGGAGGCGCACGGCACTGTGGAGGTCAACGGCACGATTCCCGCGGTCGAGGACGTCGAGCCTGTGCTCGCGCGCTACCCGGGGGTTAACACGTTCAAGATCAAGGTCGCTGAGCCTTCGCAGTCGCTTGACGACGACATCCGGCGCGTCACCGCCGTCCGTCGCCTCCGCCCCGACGCGCGTTTGCGTGTCGACGCCAACCGTGGCTGGACCGTCGACCAAGCCGTCGAAGCGGCGGAGAAGCTCGGCGAGTTGGAATACATCGAGCAGCCGTGCGCCACGGTGGAGGAGTTGGCGGAGGTGCGCCGTCGCGTCAGCACGCCGATTGCGGCGGACGAGTCGATCAGGCGTGCCGCCGACCCGTACCGCGTGGCTGAACTGAACGCGGCGGACGTGGCGGTGTGCAAGGTCGCCCCGCTTGGGGGAGTGGCCAACCTGGTCACCATCGCGCGCGACCTGCACCTCGATGTCACTGTCGCTAGCGCCTTGGATACCGCTGTTGGGATGGATGCGGGGTTGATCGCGGCGAAGCTCACCGGTTCGCGTGCGGCGGGGCTGGCAACCCAGCGCCTGTTCGTGGAGGACGTTGCGGAGCCCCGCGTCATGGAAAACGGCGAACTTGCTATCACCCGCACTACCCCCGATCCGGAACGCCTCCACGGGCTTCGCGCCCCAGGTGAGCGCAGGGATTGGTGGTTCGCCAGGGTCCGTGCGTGCATGGCTGTGCTGGAGCAGGATCCCTCTTTCCGGGTGTAA
- a CDS encoding ATP-binding protein, translating to MVQRSPYTPGVVASTIYGRDQVLREAKRELFFMAHDPGLMGQVKVYVGPRGIGKTSLLRAVEAEAKAEGFETAWITAGDRPLFNALLDKIGEIARSWKDEAGEKLLGLLSSLRVEAFGVSVGGSQPVEGPRPDASGYGDQMQRALVDAAETIRGRASGMVVCIDEIQSADADGLRSLAYAWQQMQAENAELPLAIFAAGLSHSQDVITDAVSFAERFSYVHLESLDREHAEEALVQPAKKKGVNWSPATLQEAVRLAGGYPWAVSNFVDG from the coding sequence ATGGTTCAGCGCAGTCCGTACACACCTGGCGTGGTGGCCTCCACCATTTATGGCAGAGACCAAGTTCTTAGGGAGGCGAAGCGCGAGCTTTTCTTTATGGCTCATGATCCTGGGCTGATGGGGCAGGTGAAGGTCTACGTGGGACCCCGCGGCATAGGAAAGACCAGCTTGCTTCGAGCAGTTGAAGCAGAAGCTAAGGCTGAAGGCTTTGAAACCGCCTGGATTACAGCGGGGGACCGGCCACTTTTCAATGCCCTTTTGGACAAAATCGGCGAGATTGCTCGCAGCTGGAAGGATGAGGCTGGAGAAAAGCTGCTCGGGCTGTTGTCGTCGCTGCGGGTTGAAGCGTTTGGTGTTTCGGTTGGAGGATCTCAACCAGTTGAAGGCCCGAGGCCAGATGCGTCGGGATATGGAGACCAAATGCAGCGCGCGCTTGTTGATGCAGCGGAAACGATCCGGGGCAGGGCTAGTGGAATGGTTGTTTGTATTGACGAGATTCAGTCGGCTGATGCAGATGGCCTGCGCTCGCTTGCGTACGCGTGGCAGCAGATGCAGGCAGAAAATGCTGAGCTCCCTCTCGCCATCTTTGCAGCTGGGCTCAGTCATAGTCAGGATGTGATTACCGATGCTGTGAGTTTTGCAGAGCGCTTTAGTTATGTGCATCTTGAATCTCTGGACCGAGAACACGCTGAGGAAGCATTAGTACAACCGGCGAAGAAGAAGGGCGTGAATTGGTCTCCGGCCACGCTCCAGGAAGCTGTCCGTTTAGCAGGCGGCTACCCGTGGGCTGTGTCAAATTTTGTGGACGGGTAA